One window of Legionella pneumophila subsp. pneumophila str. Philadelphia 1 genomic DNA carries:
- a CDS encoding MFS transporter — translation MQKHLNNMTTKKQISYGVLVCFIGAVFYCYEFILRIVPGALQTELSTALGHISATTFGQISALYYFAYSPMQMPVGMLMDRYGPRRLLTFACLCCALGSWMFTLTWSIVLVGIGRFLVGFGSSFAFVGVLSLALHWLPRRYFSLVAGLITTLGMLGLVYGEIKITEWSEVIGWDHVLMHIAMIGSALCILTFFVVRDGPEGYQPNKYPWPEFFHNVLKVLTSHEVWLIGFVGACLYTSLSVFGELWGKTYLEQAHHLTKVEAAKTVSAVFLGWAVGAPLAGYISDITRRRLLPLVIGAIVSLICISFVLYCPGLSYLTLNILLFLYGVFSATEIIVFIMAKECSGAKLSGTVFAVTNMIISLAGAIFQPLVGKLLDTFGDSGIVAGEHIYTVDDYQVALSILPISLLLVTILAFFIKDKDHSNNS, via the coding sequence ATGCAAAAGCACCTAAATAATATGACTACTAAAAAACAAATTTCATATGGCGTCCTGGTTTGCTTTATCGGGGCTGTTTTTTACTGTTATGAATTTATTCTCAGAATTGTTCCGGGAGCTTTACAAACGGAGCTAAGTACAGCTTTGGGACATATTTCTGCTACCACTTTTGGACAAATTTCAGCTCTGTATTATTTTGCATATTCACCCATGCAAATGCCTGTAGGGATGTTAATGGATCGCTATGGGCCGAGACGACTTTTGACTTTTGCCTGTTTGTGTTGTGCCTTGGGCTCGTGGATGTTTACTCTGACCTGGTCAATTGTGCTTGTTGGAATTGGTCGATTCCTGGTGGGATTTGGCTCATCCTTCGCTTTTGTTGGTGTCTTATCTCTGGCTTTGCATTGGCTGCCACGTCGTTATTTTTCTTTAGTGGCTGGTTTGATTACTACGCTAGGTATGCTAGGACTGGTTTATGGTGAAATCAAAATAACTGAATGGTCAGAGGTAATAGGCTGGGATCATGTTTTAATGCACATTGCAATGATTGGTTCTGCGCTGTGTATCTTAACTTTCTTTGTTGTTAGAGATGGTCCAGAAGGATATCAACCCAACAAATATCCTTGGCCCGAGTTTTTCCATAACGTGCTTAAGGTACTAACGTCCCATGAAGTATGGCTTATTGGGTTTGTTGGAGCCTGCCTTTATACTTCATTATCAGTATTTGGAGAGCTGTGGGGTAAAACCTATTTGGAGCAAGCACATCATTTAACCAAAGTAGAAGCCGCAAAAACTGTTTCTGCTGTTTTTCTGGGGTGGGCGGTAGGAGCTCCCTTGGCTGGATACATATCCGATATTACCCGCAGGAGATTGTTGCCTTTGGTGATTGGTGCGATAGTTTCATTAATATGCATTAGTTTTGTTTTGTATTGCCCTGGCCTATCCTATCTTACCTTGAACATATTGCTATTCCTGTATGGTGTTTTCAGTGCAACTGAAATTATAGTTTTTATTATGGCTAAGGAATGTAGTGGTGCCAAATTATCAGGAACGGTTTTTGCAGTAACCAATATGATTATTTCTTTGGCTGGTGCTATTTTTCAACCGCTCGTAGGAAAGTTACTGGATACATTTGGCGATAGCGGTATAGTGGCAGGGGAACATATCTATACTGTTGATGATTATCAAGTGGCTCTTTCGATATTACCTATTTCATTACTTTTGGTAACTATTCTGGCTTTCTTTATTAAAGACAAGGACCACTCCAATAACTCCTAA
- a CDS encoding Dam family site-specific DNA-(adenine-N6)-methyltransferase, which yields MVKIRPFLKWAGSKYNCLNEIISSLPTGQRLIEPFAGSGVVFMNTSYSSYLLAESNSDLVNIYRILQLNGESFIDYCQQYFTPEANCKEKYYELRSEFNNLMDSNQKSAVFLYLNRHGYNGLCRYNSKGKYNVPFGLYEKPYFPRKEMMLFYKKCLSAQFIHGDFRNTFALAKPGDVIYCDPPYVPLTENNQTLPYNQKLFSLEDQIELAELAQETASKGIPVIISNHDTEFTRHHYKKAQIKSFYVPRWISCRSKMRLPVKELVAVFNCSS from the coding sequence ATGGTAAAAATCAGACCTTTTCTGAAATGGGCAGGAAGTAAGTACAATTGTTTAAATGAAATTATCTCCTCTTTACCCACTGGCCAGCGTTTAATAGAGCCATTTGCAGGTTCAGGCGTGGTGTTTATGAACACCAGCTATTCATCTTACCTACTGGCTGAAAGCAATTCTGATTTGGTTAATATTTATAGAATTCTACAATTAAATGGCGAATCCTTTATAGACTATTGCCAGCAATACTTTACCCCCGAAGCCAATTGCAAAGAAAAATATTATGAATTGCGAAGTGAATTTAATAATTTAATGGATTCAAATCAAAAATCAGCGGTTTTTCTCTATCTTAATCGGCATGGATATAATGGTTTGTGCCGATACAATTCAAAAGGAAAATATAATGTCCCTTTTGGTCTTTACGAAAAACCTTATTTTCCACGTAAAGAAATGATGCTGTTTTATAAAAAATGCCTTTCGGCACAGTTCATTCACGGCGATTTTAGAAACACTTTTGCCTTAGCTAAACCCGGTGATGTCATTTACTGTGACCCCCCATATGTGCCACTGACCGAAAACAATCAAACATTACCCTATAACCAAAAATTATTTTCTTTAGAAGATCAAATTGAGTTGGCTGAATTGGCCCAGGAAACAGCTTCCAAAGGGATTCCTGTCATTATATCGAATCATGATACTGAATTTACACGACATCATTACAAAAAAGCACAAATAAAGAGTTTCTATGTACCTCGCTGGATAAGCTGTAGAAGTAAGATGCGACTACCGGTTAAAGAGCTAGTCGCAGTATTCAACTGTTCATCCTGA
- a CDS encoding amino acid permease, which yields MINSKLIGGILLIVGTSIGGGMLALPVSTAEVGFANSLFFLFFCWLVMTAGALLILEVNLRLPAGSNMISMAKSTLGLPGQVIAWITYLLLLYTLLAAYISGGSDVFSSLLHKAHIDLPNWITSVIFTAMFSLIVYSGIRSVDYVNRGLMFGKLGVYILLVIIISPHVSTAGLTGGSAKAFTGTLMILVTSFGFASIVPSLRDYFNDDIRSLRRVILFGSLIPLFCYIVWDAVIMGVISREGENGLLSLMNSDHATSGLTEALSQSVSSQWISGFFGFFTSICMVTAFLGVSLGLFDFLADGLKLKKSGNQGKYTLALTFIPPLAVVLFNPGIYLHALSYAGVCCVILLLLLPAIMAWKGRQTCSQSPSETHLIPGGNPALSLIGFIAIGLLIIAIMY from the coding sequence GTGATCAATTCAAAATTAATTGGTGGTATATTACTCATAGTAGGCACTTCGATTGGTGGTGGGATGTTAGCGCTACCTGTTTCTACAGCCGAGGTGGGATTTGCTAACTCATTATTTTTCCTGTTTTTTTGCTGGTTGGTGATGACCGCTGGAGCTTTATTAATTCTTGAGGTAAATCTACGACTCCCGGCAGGAAGCAATATGATTTCAATGGCGAAATCAACCTTGGGTTTGCCAGGTCAGGTAATTGCCTGGATAACCTACCTTCTTCTTCTTTATACCCTCCTGGCGGCTTATATTTCAGGTGGAAGTGATGTATTTAGCAGTCTGCTGCATAAGGCCCACATTGATTTACCGAATTGGATAACGTCTGTAATATTTACTGCCATGTTCAGCCTTATTGTATATAGTGGTATACGCTCTGTAGACTACGTTAATCGTGGACTTATGTTTGGCAAACTGGGCGTCTATATTTTATTGGTTATTATTATCAGTCCCCATGTATCCACAGCAGGATTAACAGGCGGCTCAGCGAAAGCCTTTACTGGCACTCTCATGATCTTGGTCACCTCTTTTGGATTTGCATCCATCGTGCCCAGCTTACGTGATTATTTTAACGATGATATACGTAGCTTACGTCGAGTTATTTTGTTTGGTTCTCTTATCCCATTATTCTGCTACATAGTCTGGGATGCAGTGATTATGGGCGTTATCTCACGCGAGGGAGAAAATGGTTTATTGTCCCTAATGAACTCGGATCATGCAACCAGCGGCCTCACTGAAGCACTTAGTCAATCGGTAAGCAGCCAGTGGATCAGTGGATTTTTTGGTTTTTTCACTTCGATCTGTATGGTTACTGCATTTCTGGGAGTTTCATTAGGATTATTTGATTTTCTTGCTGATGGATTAAAGCTTAAAAAATCTGGTAATCAAGGCAAGTATACACTGGCTCTCACTTTTATCCCTCCATTGGCAGTGGTGTTGTTTAACCCAGGTATCTACCTGCATGCATTAAGTTATGCCGGGGTTTGTTGTGTCATTTTATTGCTGTTATTACCTGCTATCATGGCATGGAAAGGAAGACAAACCTGTAGCCAATCTCCATCAGAAACTCATTTGATTCCTGGAGGAAATCCAGCTTTAAGCCTTATAGGGTTTATCGCCATTGGTTTGCTTATCATTGCGATCATGTATTAA
- a CDS encoding amino acid permease codes for MRSRFIGGILLIVGTSIGGGMLALPVANAATGFWQSSLFLLICWAFMTFGAFFILEANLYLSRGKHMVSMAKATLGDYGLLTAWISYLFLLYTLLSAYISGGADVLNSLLSKANWHLSDWQASSLFTLIFGLVVYGGIHSVDVANRALMFGKLAVYCILVIMIAPHIEFHYFQHGDYQQIGGAIMILITSFGFAIIVPNLRDYFDDDIKTLKKVIFIGSLIPLICYIAWDAVIIGSLPSAGTSGLESLMQNPRTTSALASLLTDKVENTTISALFNFFTSICMLTAFLGVSLCLFSFLADGLKLRERGRHGIGLFVLTFLPPLLIVIYYPGAYIYALRYAGIFCIILLLLLPALMCYFGRKRYKSPFWVPGGKISQFAVIIISVVLLTHEFIALFK; via the coding sequence ATGCGTTCAAGATTTATAGGCGGCATCTTATTGATAGTTGGTACCTCCATTGGTGGAGGGATGTTGGCTTTACCAGTAGCTAATGCAGCAACCGGTTTTTGGCAATCTTCTCTGTTTCTTCTTATCTGCTGGGCCTTTATGACCTTTGGTGCCTTTTTCATCCTGGAAGCAAATCTCTATTTGTCCAGAGGAAAACACATGGTTTCCATGGCCAAGGCAACTCTTGGCGATTATGGGTTACTTACTGCCTGGATTAGTTACCTTTTCTTATTGTATACCTTGCTTTCCGCTTACATTTCCGGCGGCGCTGATGTATTGAACAGTCTATTGTCCAAAGCCAATTGGCATCTCAGTGATTGGCAGGCAAGTTCGTTATTTACTTTAATTTTTGGCCTGGTGGTATATGGTGGCATCCATTCCGTTGATGTTGCTAACCGCGCTCTCATGTTCGGTAAATTAGCCGTTTACTGCATACTTGTTATCATGATTGCCCCACACATCGAATTTCACTATTTTCAACATGGTGATTATCAACAAATTGGTGGCGCAATTATGATTTTAATTACTTCCTTTGGTTTTGCTATTATCGTGCCAAATCTGAGAGATTATTTTGATGATGACATTAAGACATTAAAAAAAGTCATTTTTATTGGTTCATTAATACCTTTGATATGTTACATAGCCTGGGATGCCGTAATTATTGGTTCACTCCCTTCAGCAGGCACTAGCGGACTTGAAAGTCTAATGCAAAATCCGCGTACAACCAGCGCGTTAGCCAGTTTGTTAACTGATAAAGTTGAAAATACCACAATCAGCGCCCTCTTTAATTTTTTTACCTCCATTTGCATGTTAACTGCCTTCTTAGGTGTATCACTTTGTTTATTTAGTTTTCTTGCTGATGGCTTAAAATTGCGAGAGCGAGGCCGCCATGGAATTGGCTTATTTGTTTTGACTTTTTTGCCGCCTTTACTAATCGTCATTTATTATCCGGGGGCCTATATTTATGCTCTGCGCTACGCCGGTATATTTTGCATCATATTACTACTGTTATTGCCAGCTCTAATGTGTTATTTTGGCAGAAAGCGTTACAAATCACCCTTTTGGGTTCCAGGGGGTAAAATATCACAGTTCGCAGTGATTATTATTTCTGTAGTCTTATTGACACATGAATTTATTGCGCTTTTTAAATAA